GCGCCTGTTGGCCATCCGGAGATGTCAACACCAGCCACTGACCCTGGTCCCGGGCCTCGGCATGAGCCAGCTGCAACGACGCCAGGGCCGCAGCATTCGCATGCACCGCCTGGACAATGTGGGTCTTCACATAATCAAGACTGGGCCCCACGTCCACGACCTTTGCCTGCTGCTGTGCCAGTCGTGAAGCAAGCGCGCCTGCTGTGACGGACTGCACATCCTCGTACTGAGGCAGACCGCCCTGCAAGCCAGCAGCGTCGATGGTTCTGGCATCGCCCGTATAGAGAAAGACATCGCATTCACCCAACTGAGCCAGCCAGAACGCCGTGACGGCAGAGCGGAGCTGATGAGGATCGTCCAGCAGTACGACCCGGGCATGGCGTACAGCCACCAGGTTTTCGAAATGCATCAGCAACTGCCCGCCCGCCACGGCCTGAATGCCGGGACGGGAAACGGCTCCGGGGCGAAGATCGAACAGCTGCACACTGCGCTTTCGGTCATCACTCCACTGTGCTAGGCCCTCATCGTCCACGCTCGCCAATGCAAAGCGTGCGACCAGTTCCTGAGCCTTGGCACGCGCCTGCGATTCAGCAAAGACCGGCAACACCTCCTGCGCCTGCTCCGCATCACTCACATCGGCATGTCCCTGCACGACCCAAGCCATGACGCCATCGTCTACCCACGCCACCGGTACACCGGCGCCATGCAGTACCCGCTGCGTGGCGGTGCCGATGACACCTCGCGTACGACTAAAGCAGGTAACAGCCCACAGATGCCCAGGCTGCGCCGCTGCGGCATGTGCATCCAGATCGCGCAGCGGCCATTCCGTACCCGGATAGCTGAGTGCATGGGGCAAGGCACTGTAACGATGCTCGCCCAAGGTCCGCACATCGACCACGGTTGTCGGTACGCCCTGCTGCCAGCGCTGCGACAGTGCCTGCACTGACAAGGCGGGAACTGC
This region of Comamonas thiooxydans genomic DNA includes:
- a CDS encoding rhodanese-like domain-containing protein, coding for MRTPALLSPDDLRVWLQDGQELALLDVSEARHYACSHIVAARHLPLSQLAQQAPALLPRRDVRIVLCSADVDAAEEQVQRAVDLLRELGCTQLWSLQGGLQAWLAQGGLLIDGYNTLVKAFGERVRQHFAVPALSVQALSQRWQQGVPTTVVDVRTLGEHRYSALPHALSYPGTEWPLRDLDAHAAAAQPGHLWAVTCFSRTRGVIGTATQRVLHGAGVPVAWVDDGVMAWVVQGHADVSDAEQAQEVLPVFAESQARAKAQELVARFALASVDDEGLAQWSDDRKRSVQLFDLRPGAVSRPGIQAVAGGQLLMHFENLVAVRHARVVLLDDPHQLRSAVTAFWLAQLGECDVFLYTGDARTIDAAGLQGGLPQYEDVQSVTAGALASRLAQQQAKVVDVGPSLDYVKTHIVQAVHANAAALASLQLAHAEARDQGQWLVLTSPDGQQARHAARALARSLSAEASKTLRWLEGGTQAWIAENQPVEAGHRPEQLLTAFLDDWGSIMRVPQEKRLPAWDSYLRWERSLAARLDGDPGVRFRFFDVAA